From the genome of Sander lucioperca isolate FBNREF2018 chromosome 1, SLUC_FBN_1.2, whole genome shotgun sequence, one region includes:
- the LOC116037931 gene encoding cystatin-A5-like, whose translation MATKLPKVPERQKPGMPGGQSEVRDATKEIQKICDQVKGQVEVKTKKKYVKFTAVNYTSQSTNPPKLRIKVHTGGEHYIHLMVSQSLRNGKEEIELLGQQENRTKDDILV comes from the exons ATGGCAACCAAACTTCCTAAAGTGCCTGAACGCCAAAAGCCTGGAATGCCTGGAGGACAGAGTGAGGTAAGGGATGCCACTAAGGAAATTCAGAAGATTTGTGATCAG GTGAAGGGCCAAGTGGAAGTAAAGACGAAGAAGAAATATGTGAAATTCACAGCAGTTAATTACACATCTCAGTCTACGAATCCACCTAAACTCCGTATCAAG GTTCACACTGGAGGAGAACACTACATCCATCTGATGGTCTCACAGTCACTTCGCAATGGCAAAGAAGAGATTGAGCTGCTCGGTCAACAGGAGAACAGAACCAAAGACGACATCCTAGTCTGA
- the ccdc58 gene encoding coiled-coil domain-containing protein 58 isoform X1 has translation MAAPGGTLNCEDFSMFQEVLKLMRTIDDRIVHSLNTTVPTVSFSGKVDATQTCKQLYESMMEAHLTRDKAIKSCIAQTSEVVGQLREERAKDSENLTLLKQLRKEQTKLKLMQSELNVEEVVNDRSLKVFSERCRIHYIPPKVK, from the exons ATGGCGGCGCCCGGTGGAACTTTAAACTGTGAGGACTTTTCAATGTTTCAG GAGGTGCTAAAGTTGATGCGCACCATAGATGACCGCATCGTCCATTCTCTGAACACCACCGTGCCCACAGTCTCCTTCTCAGGCAAAGTGGAtgccacacaaacatgcaaacaacTATATGAATCT ATGATGGAGGCCCATCTGACCCGAGACAAAGCTATCAAGTCCTGTATAGCCCAAACATCTGAGGTGGTGGGACAGCTGCGTGAAGAGAGAGCAAAAGACAGCGAAAACCTGACACTCCTCAAACAGCTCAGAAAAGAGCAAACCAAA TTAAAGCTTATGCAATCAGAGCTGAATGTTGAAGAGGTCGTCAATGATAGAAGTCTCAAG GTTTTCAGTGAAAGGTGCAGAATCCACTACATACCCCCGAAGGTGAAGTGA
- the ccdc58 gene encoding coiled-coil domain-containing protein 58 isoform X3 encodes MRTIDDRIVHSLNTTVPTVSFSGKVDATQTCKQLYESMMEAHLTRDKAIKSCIAQTSEVVGQLREERAKDSENLTLLKQLRKEQTKLKLMQSELNVEEVVNDRSLKVFSERCRIHYIPPKVK; translated from the exons ATGCGCACCATAGATGACCGCATCGTCCATTCTCTGAACACCACCGTGCCCACAGTCTCCTTCTCAGGCAAAGTGGAtgccacacaaacatgcaaacaacTATATGAATCT ATGATGGAGGCCCATCTGACCCGAGACAAAGCTATCAAGTCCTGTATAGCCCAAACATCTGAGGTGGTGGGACAGCTGCGTGAAGAGAGAGCAAAAGACAGCGAAAACCTGACACTCCTCAAACAGCTCAGAAAAGAGCAAACCAAA TTAAAGCTTATGCAATCAGAGCTGAATGTTGAAGAGGTCGTCAATGATAGAAGTCTCAAG GTTTTCAGTGAAAGGTGCAGAATCCACTACATACCCCCGAAGGTGAAGTGA
- the ccdc58 gene encoding coiled-coil domain-containing protein 58 isoform X2, which produces MEVLKLMRTIDDRIVHSLNTTVPTVSFSGKVDATQTCKQLYESMMEAHLTRDKAIKSCIAQTSEVVGQLREERAKDSENLTLLKQLRKEQTKLKLMQSELNVEEVVNDRSLKVFSERCRIHYIPPKVK; this is translated from the exons GAGGTGCTAAAGTTGATGCGCACCATAGATGACCGCATCGTCCATTCTCTGAACACCACCGTGCCCACAGTCTCCTTCTCAGGCAAAGTGGAtgccacacaaacatgcaaacaacTATATGAATCT ATGATGGAGGCCCATCTGACCCGAGACAAAGCTATCAAGTCCTGTATAGCCCAAACATCTGAGGTGGTGGGACAGCTGCGTGAAGAGAGAGCAAAAGACAGCGAAAACCTGACACTCCTCAAACAGCTCAGAAAAGAGCAAACCAAA TTAAAGCTTATGCAATCAGAGCTGAATGTTGAAGAGGTCGTCAATGATAGAAGTCTCAAG GTTTTCAGTGAAAGGTGCAGAATCCACTACATACCCCCGAAGGTGAAGTGA